The region AAGCTGTTCATGTTCCCTTTACCCAATATTCATCCACTGGTGGGAAAATTCTTACCGCAAGTAAGAGGAAATCAAGATCATTTAAGTTTGAGACTGCAAAAGACAGAGTTTACCACGGCACAGAACATATAACATGAGTGCTCTGGCTGTGAATCTGACTTCAAATCAGAACAAATTAACTTCAATTAAATTAGTTTTGACCAAACTCAACCTTAAAGAGTATTGActttaaatgttacatttcacaACTCTTCATCGAAATGGTAGACTGTATGCTTCgcttgaaatggtaaatggcaggcatttatattgcgcctttatccattacatttacattttacattattggcatttggcagacgctcttatccagagtgacgtacaacaaagtgcatacccataaccaggggtaagtgcactgaaaaatcctagagggaagtacaatttcaattactacccgtgcgtcttcagtttgcgcttgaaggtggggagagattctacattTCTGACCTcgacggggagttcgttccaccaccgtggagccagaacagacagtagtcgtgagcgtgaggtggaggttcggagagggggaggtgccaagcggcctgtggaggctgaatgaagaggtctggcaggggtgtagggtctgatgatttttggtatccaaagctctgtacaattgatgcttctccattcacccattcctacacacactcacacactcacacaccgacggcgattggctgccatccaAGGCCccgaccggctcgtcaggagcatttgggggttaggtgtcttgctcagggacacttcgacacagcccgggcgggggatcaaaccggcaaccctccgactgccagacgactgctcttactgcctgagccatgtcgcccccgctTGAAGGGCAACATGTTTTTTCCCTTTACGCAAACATAATGACAACTTCCTCGTTTACACCACATTAAAAAGAGTCTAAAACTGCACATCCTGATAGAATTTTAAGTTTAGTCTTCAAACACATCACATCTCTCTTCTCTGCTTCTGCTCATGATCTTTCTGCCAGACAGTAAGTGATCTCTTCTATTTATCTGCTTGGTTTTTAATAGCAGCTGATGGTGCATGTCATTCTGAAAGCAAGCCATGTTTTCTGGTGTGAGACAATAAAAGAAACTAATCTACAACAGAGATAAATGAGAAACCTGCATTTCCTGCATTTGTAATCATCCTCTTCTGTTGGGCTCACTCCAGGTCTCTGTGGACACTCTGAAGCTCAAGGTTAGTAATGCTGGAATTTTAGCAAATCGAGAAAGTTTAATCGAATTACAGTAATTATCATTTATGAATTTGTATTATAGTAcactgcatgtatgtgcatctgCTTTTTTGACCAGTGTGAAGGTGTTCCAAGTTTTTGGAAAGTGTTCAAAGTTGGTTACCTGGTGTGGCTGGACACAATATTTAGAAATGATTgagttattaattattttagatCTGCACATTGGATTAAAGGTTTGGTCAATGAGATATTTATTAACCCTGATTTGTGAGTAATATGAAACCACCCAACCCACAATGGCTATATGTGATGAAAGTCAGTTTGGTTTATGAATGACCtgagaaggaaagagggagaaggtGCTGGACTGTACATCAACACGTGTTAAAAATTTAAGTCCACTGCAGTCTGTAACatgtggacagtgacacaatttcagctgttttggctctgtactccagcatatttgatttaaaataaaataaaaatgaatatgtggttaaagtgcagactgtcacctttaatttgggGGTATTTCTATCCATATTGGCTAACCTATATAGCAATTGACAAATTGTTGACAAAGGAAGACCTAaggctgaaaaataagaaaacagccaaagacataggccaaacaaaatGCTTACCAAAATACACTGTCTGGAACATCATTAGGAAGAAAGAGGACACCAAGTGAGCATATATATTAAAGTGTTTACATGCTTTACATGCACATCAATATGATGCTGATATGtgcaaaatttaaaatttaatggAAACTAAATAATTGAACTTTTGCAGGTAGAGTGCCCAAGGCAGAGTTAGGATTGAGTCGTCCAGCGATTTCCATAGAGGGCTCAATGACACTGAGGTGCAGGGGACCTGACTCTTCCCCTGTGTCCCACTGCACTTTCACCATTAATGAGAGAGTGATCAGTGGCTCAGATTGTGAGCGCTCAGTCACTGGAGCTGATCTGCTCAGTGGGAGACACAGCGCATTGAATGAGCTGAgcatgagatgtttctacagcctGGAGGGAAGACCATCTCCATTTAGTGACCCCTCTACATTAACTGTGCTGGGTAAGAATTCATCATTATAATCTCCTGATGATCTCATGTTTCACCAGTATAAAACTACCCTAATCAATGTGTGCATGAGGTAAGGGATGCAGCTCTGTCACTCTAGCTCCTCCTGTCAGATCCCAGCAAGTAAACCCATCAGGATACCCCTGTACATTTAGCCACAGGACACAACCACACTGAGACCCTGTGAATGCCTTTCTCTGTATGATGTATTATTTGTGTTCAAGATCTGAAGAAGCCCAGTATCTCAGTCTCCATGAAAAACAATCAGGCACACATTCGCTGTGAAGCCCCACCTGACATCACTGGAGCAGAGTTCTTCCTGTACTCAACATTGAATAAAACACTTGTGAACAGCACCCTGGCTGGAAAGGAAGAGCGAGCAGCCATTTTCACTGTCCCCCAcagctctgactccactctgatATACTGCTGCCTTTATCAGTTTAAGAGGATCAACTCTGAACTGAGTGACCGTGCTGAAGTTAAGAACAAGGGCCAGAGTGGAAGAACAGAGGATCAAAGTACAGTACTATTCTTTTCTCTATGTATCCAACTGTAAAAtcaattgagctggtcaaactggccataagctggtatagctggtctgaactggtcaaccagctagtgctggtactagcttgtctgagctaaacgtagcttgagctagtcaaatCATGTTAAGCTGAAAGCTGGTCTGAAAtgccaaccagctaaaccatgtcaagctgagagctggactgaactggtcaaccagcttccagctgtttcaaaacctagctttagttttttttcagcagggtagtttATAAAGAACACATATGCTGAATGAGTTCTTGACTTTGACCATTGTTCATTGTATTTGGCTTCTATAATAAGTGTAATAATTGGATGTTATGAATCACACATTGTGTTAAAGTATTGTGCTAAAACACATTGTGTTAAAGTATTCTGTAGATTTTCTCTTATATGATCGGAAACCCATTTCACTCGCCATATTAAATGAGATGAAAGCTACTGTACATGCCAGGCAATACTGCTTAATGGAATGAGAGGAGGTGACGTTGTTTGCTAAAAGAAGCTGCCTGAATCCCCTGTGGATAAATAGTTTTCTATCTGATGTAGCAATTTATGGATTTGCAGCATCACTTGTCCAGTAGTGTTTCACTTGTATTGTGTGATTATTTATCTACTGTGTCTGATTTACTTATTAGACCATATATTAGTTGTGAGGGTTCTTCTATCTCAATGAAGCACTCCGCTTAATtgcttaaatacaaaataaaataccaatATATTTATTAAGACATGTGGAGATACTGTAACTGCTCCAAAATGTGTAAACTGCATCTCTTCTCACACCCACTTTCCTCAAATGCTCTTTACAAATTTCAGACTGGCCGAAGACACCATGCGGTATTAAAGTAATTGTCTTCGTGGCGGAGATTCTTCTGGGAATGGCAGGTGTCAGTCTGTATTGGATACACAGTGCGTATTTCCAATGAGTACTCTGTAGTGCCTGGGATTCCCAAATGTTTGTGACCACTCTATGGCATGATACCATAATTGCATTACTAAATGGCTAACAtttgatgcctttatccaacaCATACTACAGGCTGCAATACAGTGGCTATTTAACAGACTAGCTCATATCTACTGTAATCTGTGCTGTCATTGTATCATGGTTCTATAGATATTgttagttaaaggtacaataggtgagacttttgcatgaaaacattgttacaagaccattgtaaatcccttcctattattgaaaatgctcactgacatgttgtgttggctgactggctgtgttcatagtccttaaattcgggtttcaaaatatgcaattgatgggccggcactctgtaccatcGTATAGCTGtccaataattaaagctcactgactgaaaattggttctaattgccacagccaatgacgttTCAACATAAGCTTGTTCacagttcacagagaaggggtgggataaacagtgttgtggtttgagcttgtttgctactgcaattcctctctcgacagttagaagtccgaaatttcCCATTGTACccttaatgtaaaatgtgaaatatgctaCTACTCTGTAAATAAATGACACACCtgtaaaatacacaatataaatgtaatcaataatattatgtcatatttattcaataaGATTACTTGTAAtctgttatttcattttattatttagataAGGTGTATAATTTGTAACAGTCTATGAAATATGGAGTTTCCTTCCACAAGAGTCAGCAGCATTTTCAGCAAGGTTACTCTTGATCAATGCAAAACAACTAGTCTGTACTATTCCATGATTTTAGCTAGCCTGTCTAACTGCCAAAGAATGGCTTGTCATATTCTAATGTTAGAATTACAGTGttctaaaatgacatttttgtcaaaagtgAGTTATGTACAAATAAATGATGTTTAACTCTTCTCATGTCCGtggtgttaaaaaatataattttagtgTCGTTCCAGTTTTTAGGAAGTTCTACATGGAAAAACTAATGAACGGACAAGAACATTAAAGCTCCGGATCTCAGAACTTTGGAAAGGGCTGGTTAGAGGCGTGCAATCATTTGCAATTATATGAATCAACCTCCAGTGACTTGCAACTGAAAATTTGGACAAGGAATGATATGAACACTCATTtctttttgttccttttcagACAAAAGGAAATTCAACAGgtgagtgttttttatttatttatttcaagtaAAGAACATGCCACTATACTCTTAATCTGTCACAAGCTGTCTGTTCAATCaaagtaaaattattttttttgctctgtCTAAAACTCACTGTTTCGGTACATGACTATGACTATAAAGCATAAAGCCCTATAAAGTGTATCTCTAACACAATTCTGCGTTGTCTATGTTGTTCAGGGTGCCCACTACTcctaacacagctctgtgtaAGTATCCGTAATCTTCAAGCCTCCATTCAGCTATTCTGTATGTTACCTTTTCTTTAGCTTCAGTTTCAGCACAAGCTCAATGCTGTTGTTACAAAGAGCATGTCATTtgcactgttttatatttgtgcTACATTCACTATTGATGTGTCCAGAGGAGCAGAAACCAGCAATGCCACTGTATGTACAAAACAACAAGATGGGTCTGGTACTAAAGTTATGAcccaatgaaatataaaataatgattttaaatgtcCTGGGATTGATAAATGCACTGTGTGAGAACTAATTGTAAAGCTGGACTTTATTAATTACTTTCACTACTGTATAATTCAAATTACAGTCTGCGTAACTCAGCCATGCGTCATCCATTATGGTAAATATGTGTCctatagactcagtgagcactatattaggtatgtattagacttatttttatttatttattaagtcctctgcttctgcataccacagctgtatttgcattactgtcactttcctgtcagcttcgaccagtctggcagttctgagtaaactctagagactgttgtgtgtaaaaatcccagcagatcagcagttactgaaataCTCAATCCagcttgtctggcaccaacaatcatgccacagttgaaatcactgaaatcacatttgttcccaattctgatggttgatgtgaacatataatgaagctcctgacccgtatcttcATGATTTGATGCACTGCATCGCtcccacatgtttggctgattagataatcacatgaatgagtaggtgttcctaataaagtgctgagtgagtgtatattgcatgtGCCTGGGCTGGGGTGGTGACtatgtgcctctctctcctcacaggcTCCTCCTGAAGTGACTTACAGCACTGTCACCCACCTTCCCTCTGCAACCTCAGCCTTTCAGCCCCAGCAGGACAACGTGGTGTACAGCAGTCTgaagacagaatgagagaattCATACAAAGTACACAGGAGTCCTTTTAGTCCTTGAGATATCTTGACCAACAGAGCATTGCAATGTTTATATAGATATatgcaattaaaatggaaatgtttaattttacattcttttcatttaacattttcaaactctaccaccttttcaaactctaccttagttctccctcctgatttcccctgcccccctttctgatatccctatccctcccccccaaaaaaaagaaaaaaaaagatgact is a window of Conger conger chromosome 1, fConCon1.1, whole genome shotgun sequence DNA encoding:
- the LOC133124391 gene encoding uncharacterized protein LOC133124391 isoform X5, with the protein product MRCFYSLEGRPSPFSDPSTLTVLDLKKPSISVSMKNNQAHIRCEAPPDITGAEFFLYSTLNKTLVNSTLAGKEERAAIFTVPHSSDSTLIYCCLYQFKRINSELSDRAEVKNKGQSGRTEDQKGLKAGVIIIVVGILMGMTGVSLYWIHKKRKSNKVPTTPNTVPCATFDVSKGAEISNAIAPSEVTYSTVTYLPSATSAFQPQQDNVVYSSLKTELENSYKKHRSPFSP